In the Alistipes provencensis genome, TGTGCGCGAGGTCAGCGAGGAGCGTCCGACCTATCCGTCGAGCGATTACGAGAGCACCAATCTTCTGCTGTCGATCCAGAATCCCAACACATTCTATTCCGCACCCAGTTCGGCATGGCCCGTCGTGGACTGGCTGACCGACGACGCACAGCGTCAGAACCACGATCTGTGGGGCGGCGTTTCGGGTTACAAGACCAAGTACGACCCGTGTCCCGAGGGCTGGAAGGTTCCCGAAGCGGGTGCTCCGTGGGGATTCCGTAAGGAGTACAAGAAAGCGGGCGCCCTCAATGACGGGCAGCCCTACGATTCGAGTTATCCATGGTTCATCGAGTACGATGACGCTTATTGCATCGGCTTCCGCTACAAGCAGGCCGATTCGGGCAAGGAGTACTGGTTTCCCTTCACCGGCAAGAAGGATTGCAACAAGGGAGATCTGAACGGTGTCGGCGGAGGTGCCAATTACAACACCGCTACATGTCAGAACACACTGGCTATCATGGAGATGCTCGCATGGGGCAATCCGGCGAGCGAGACGGGCCTCAACCGTCCGTACGGTTCTTCGGTACGTTGCATCAAGGAGTGATGACCGACCTGAAAGTGTAGAAATCTGAGGGGTTGCCGGCCTGAGTGGCGGGCAACCCTTTTTACCAGCAATTCAAACCCGCTTAAAACAGCATGAAATGAAGAGATTTCTGGCAACAGTCATAGCCTGTGTGGCGATCTGCGCCGTGCAGGCCCAGTCCCGCATGGTGCGGGGCACCGTGACCGATGCCGCCGACGGATCGCCTGTGGTGGGCGTTGCCGTCACGGTGGAGAACGGGACCGCGGCTGCGGTCACCGGGCTCAAGGGCGACTATACGATCAGAGCTTCGCAGGGGCAGACGCTCGTTTTCTCGTTCTTGGGCATGACTACCCAGCGACACAAGGTCGGCGCGGCCGACGTGATCGATGTGAAGATGGCCGCCGACAACAAGGTGCTCGACGAGGTGATCGTCGTGGCTTACGGAACGACCAAAAAGGAGACGTTCACCGGCTCGGCCGAGATCGTCACGGCCGAGAAGCTCAAGGACCGTCCCGTGACCGATGTTACCAAGATGCTCGACGGACAGGTCGCAGGCGTCATGTCGACCTCGGGCGGCGGACAGCCGGGCAGCGGCGCCGAACTGCGCATCCGCGGTTTCGGGTCGATCAACGCTTCGAACTCCCCGCTGCTGGTGGTCGACGGCGTACCGTTCGACGGCGACCTGAATTCGATCAACAGCAGTGACATCGAGTCGATGTCGGTGCTCAAGGACGCTTCGGCGGGAGCCTTGTACGGCGCCCGCGGAGCCAACGGCGTGATCCTGATCACGACCAAGCAGAACGCCGGACGGGGCGAATCGCTCAGCGTACACCTGAGCGCCAAGGTGGGCGTCAGCTCGCGGGCCATTCCCTCCTACAACACGATGTCGGCCCGCGAATATATGGAACACATGTACTTGGCCTGTTACAACGATCTGGTCTATACGGAGGGCTACCTCCCGTCCGTAGCTGCGGGGATGACCGCCGACCGGCTTGCACGCCAGATACTCGGCACGGACAATATCTATAATGTTTACGACAAAGAGATCGGGCAGCTTTTCGACTCGAACGGCAAGATCGTGAAGGATGCCCGCCAGAAATATAACGAGAGCTGGCTCGACGAGGCCGAGGCCAAATGCCCGGTTCGTCAGGAGTATCAGGTCTCGGTCAACGGTTCGGGCAAAAACAGCCGTTACCTCGCTTCGCTGAGCTACCTCAACGAGGAGGGTACGCTCAAGACCACGGGTTTCGAACGTTATACGGTGCGTGTCGGTGCGGATTTCTCGCCCAAAAAATGGCTCGATTTCGGTGCCAACGTCAACTATGCGCACACCGACAGCCAGTTCCTCGGCTCGGAGGGCACGGCCAACAACACCAATGTCTGGTATTCGGCCATGCTGATGGCCCCGATCTACCCGGTCTACAAGAAGAATCCCGACGGCAGCACCGTGTACGAGGATGACAAAAAGGTCTTCGACTACGGCTCGTCGCGTCCGGCCGGGGCGCAGAACAACCGCAACTCGGTGGCGACGCTTTTCGACGACGACTATTATACGCTGACCGACAACGTCAGCACCCGCGCTTATGTGGGCTTCAACTGGAAAGGGCTGAAATTCACCTCCAATATCGGCGTGGACAACGTCAACGCCTACGAGACGACCAACTACAATCCCTATTCGGGCAACGCCGCCGGCACGGGCCGTCTCACCAAGGAGAGCAGCCGCATGATGAGCTATACATGGAACCAGTTGGTGTCCTACAAGACGCAGATCGGCAGGCACAACATCGATGTCATGGCGGGCCACGAGTTCTACAACTACAACATGCGCTACATCATCGCCGAGCGCACCGGATTCCCCTTTGCCGACTACGACGATCTGGGCATGGGTTCGACACTTGCCGAGGCCAATTCGGCTTCCGACAACTATTCGATCAACTCCTACCTCTCCCGCGTCAATTACGACTTTTCCGACCGCTACTATTTTTCGGCGAGCTTTCGCATGGACGCCTCTTCGCGTTTCAAGAAGGAGAACCGCTGGGGAGCCTTCTGGTCGGTGGGCGCTTCGTGGCGCATCTCGCAGGAGAAATTCCTGAACGGCGTGAGCTGGATCGACAACATCACCCTCAAGGCCAGCTACGGCGTGCAGGGCAACGACAACCTCGGCTCCTACTACGCATGGCAGTCGCTCTACGACATGAACTACCCGAATGCCAACCAGTCGGGTGCGGTCATCAACTCGATCGAGAACAAGGACGTGACGTGGGAGAAAAACGGCAACCTGAACGTCGGCGTCGAATTCCGCCTGTTCGACCGCCTTACGGGTACCGTCGAATGGTACAACCGCAAGACCACCGACCTGCTGCTGGAGTACCCGATGGCCATTTCGCTCGGCTTCCCGGGTTATTACGCCAATGTGGGCAGCATTGTCAACCGCGGTTTCGACATCACGCTGGGCGCCGACATCATTTCGACACGCGACTGGCGCTGGAACGTTACGGTGATGGGCTCCACGCTGAAGAACAAGGTCCTGAAGCTCACCGACAACGGCGAGGACATCGTCAACGGCGTCTACATCATCCGCGAGGGGCAGGAGATCAACACCTTCTATATGTCCAAGAGCGCGGGCGTCGACCCGACCACCGGCGAGCAGCTCTACTGGGCCTATGAAAAGAACGCCGACGGCAGCATGAAGCCCGGCTCGGAGTACATGACCAACGACGCTACCGTGGCCGCCGGTTGCAAATACCTGCAGGGCAGCCGTATTCCCGACATCTACGGTTCGATCTCGTCGTCGCTGAAATTCCGCGGCTTCGATTTGGGGCTGCTGTTCACCTATTCGCTCGGGGGCAAGATCTACGACTCGATCTACAACGCCATGATGGAGCCGTCGTTCGTCGGGCAGACCTACCATCGCAACGCCCTGCGCACATGGACCGCCCCGGGGCAGAGGACCGACGTGCCGCGCACGACGACCACCGCCTCGACGCAGATCACCGACCGCTACTTGGTCGACGCTTCGTACTTCGCCGTGAAGAACATTTCGCTGGGTTACAGCTTGCCGAAAGGAGTGCTGGGCAAGGTCGGCATCGAATCGCTGCGCGTCTACCTGTCCGCCGACAGCCCGTGGATCTTCACCCACCTGAAGGGTATGAACCCGCAGGCCAGCTTCACGGGGTCGACCTCCTATTCCTATACGCCCAACCGCACGTTCACGCTGGGTGTGGACTTAAAATTCTAAACCGCGATGAAAAAAATCAGATACATACTCCTTTGCCTCGTGGCCTGCGCCGGTCTGTCCGGCTGCGGCGACCTGATGGAGACCGATCCGTCGAACGAGGTGGACAAAAGTTTGATCCTCAAGGATGTCAACGCCGTCAAGGTGGCCATGAACGGAGTCTACTCCACGATGTATAACCGCATCGACTTCGTGACGGCCAACGCCCACCAGTGCTTCGGCAACATGGCCGTGACGCTGTGCGCCGAGGTGATGGGCGACGACATGATCCAGACGGCGCAGGGTCCCGGATGGTTCTGGAAGGACTACAACTACGAGGCCCGTGTACGCTATACCAGCAAAATCTGGCGGAGTTACTTCACATGGAAATACTTTTACGAGATCATCAGCAACGTCAACTACATCCTTTCGGTCGAGCATACCGCCACAGGGGATGAGAACGAACTGAAATGCGTCATGGCGCAGGCCTACGCCGCCCGGGCGTTCGCCTATTTCATGCTGATCCAGTCGTTCCAGCAGACCTACAAGAAGCACGAGACGTG is a window encoding:
- a CDS encoding SusC/RagA family TonB-linked outer membrane protein — its product is MKRFLATVIACVAICAVQAQSRMVRGTVTDAADGSPVVGVAVTVENGTAAAVTGLKGDYTIRASQGQTLVFSFLGMTTQRHKVGAADVIDVKMAADNKVLDEVIVVAYGTTKKETFTGSAEIVTAEKLKDRPVTDVTKMLDGQVAGVMSTSGGGQPGSGAELRIRGFGSINASNSPLLVVDGVPFDGDLNSINSSDIESMSVLKDASAGALYGARGANGVILITTKQNAGRGESLSVHLSAKVGVSSRAIPSYNTMSAREYMEHMYLACYNDLVYTEGYLPSVAAGMTADRLARQILGTDNIYNVYDKEIGQLFDSNGKIVKDARQKYNESWLDEAEAKCPVRQEYQVSVNGSGKNSRYLASLSYLNEEGTLKTTGFERYTVRVGADFSPKKWLDFGANVNYAHTDSQFLGSEGTANNTNVWYSAMLMAPIYPVYKKNPDGSTVYEDDKKVFDYGSSRPAGAQNNRNSVATLFDDDYYTLTDNVSTRAYVGFNWKGLKFTSNIGVDNVNAYETTNYNPYSGNAAGTGRLTKESSRMMSYTWNQLVSYKTQIGRHNIDVMAGHEFYNYNMRYIIAERTGFPFADYDDLGMGSTLAEANSASDNYSINSYLSRVNYDFSDRYYFSASFRMDASSRFKKENRWGAFWSVGASWRISQEKFLNGVSWIDNITLKASYGVQGNDNLGSYYAWQSLYDMNYPNANQSGAVINSIENKDVTWEKNGNLNVGVEFRLFDRLTGTVEWYNRKTTDLLLEYPMAISLGFPGYYANVGSIVNRGFDITLGADIISTRDWRWNVTVMGSTLKNKVLKLTDNGEDIVNGVYIIREGQEINTFYMSKSAGVDPTTGEQLYWAYEKNADGSMKPGSEYMTNDATVAAGCKYLQGSRIPDIYGSISSSLKFRGFDLGLLFTYSLGGKIYDSIYNAMMEPSFVGQTYHRNALRTWTAPGQRTDVPRTTTTASTQITDRYLVDASYFAVKNISLGYSLPKGVLGKVGIESLRVYLSADSPWIFTHLKGMNPQASFTGSTSYSYTPNRTFTLGVDLKF